A region of the Peromyscus leucopus breed LL Stock chromosome X, UCI_PerLeu_2.1, whole genome shotgun sequence genome:
CAGGTGAAAAAACTAAGGTAATACCATCTTGTCCTGActccattttgtttttgcttagaTGCTTTTCAGCCATCTACCTGCCTCCTTCCAACAGCCACATCTGCCTTGGCAACACATTTGGAATTTTCATGACCCTAATCATGATCCAGATCCAGAATAATTAATGTTTATACAAACTAAATACAatgaagtacattatgtgcatgccttggcaactgctTTGACCCAATTTcctgaccctatgggcctgtcacACTACAACAAACATTACCATCCATAAATCTCAACAAAGTTTAAGTATGATGTCTAGTGTTAAAACacataaattttcaaaagaaaaataattcattaaagaccttttaaaattagaGAGGGAACATGGGAGGGttcaagagaggaaaggggagggataaataatataattatattgtaattaaaattttaaatataaaataatctattCAGATGACCATGACATAttttctgattctctctctctctctctctctctctctctctctctctctctctctctctctctctctctctctctcccctccctccctccacccctccctccctctcttccttccttcttttttttctttttccttttttaagacagggtttctctgtgtaacagctgtggctgttctgtcctcagtctcagagctctgcctatccctgctctggagtgttgggattaaaggtgttcaccaccaccaccaagcctcTTTCTCAGATTCATTATATGTGCATTATAGATTTACATATGCTTaatcatccttgcatccctggaataaAACCAAGTTTATCCAAAATAGATCACATTTTAGGTCATAAAGCAAAtcttaacaaataaaatagagaCTGATTACTTGTACCTTATAAGATCATAATGAAATAATCTATAAATTAATAGTGAGGGGAACTATAGCTGTTTCTATTAATTTTCCCCATGTACTACTATGATAAACTAATTCACTAAATGATCCTAGGATAGGACAAATATTTTTGTGAGTGCTGCTGATTTCTTATCACTCAGgagaatatatgcatatgtataaattaggttaataaataatataaagctCATTATTATTGGACACttaaatatggtggtattttatttgtactgaaatgtgatttgaattatatgttaataaataaagttgcccagggatcagagctattagcaagccataggaaagcagggtggtggtggtgtacacttataatcccagcacttggtaggcagagctaggtaagtctctgtgtgttcagggatacagccagcattggagatatatgcctttaagacctggaggtctgtacatacaggcagtgacgaggcagtcatgtgtttgggtttacaaccaatgagaaggcagaacagaaagactatattaaagacaaacacacaggaagtagctctctttcggagaggtaggaccaccgcaggacgaatggtaaggttttagctctgagctctgacctcttggctttcttcttttacattggttctgtgtttcttatttaataagaaggttggttacttctacactTAAATGTATCTTAGCCAGTGATTTTATGTCAATTTTCCAAGCCTGATTGCACAATGTCTCATTTTTTCAGAATTCTTcataaaaattctgaaaaaaaatactgagaaagTGGGGAAGGTGACTGAATATTCAGCTGCAGTTTTGCTTGTCTTAAAGCAAGTACTCTCCAGTTCAGTGCCTCCATAGGTGTTAAAGACTGACTCTGCAATACAAGAAGCTGTGATGTGACTCCTGAGTCAGGAATACAGGCAGCCTTTGCCTATTGGGAATATTCCTGGAATAATGAAGTAGTCTGGCAAATTCAGAGGAAGAGTGGAGGCAgtcagtaatcctagcacttggctgTTTACTAACTTCCAGGTGTCAGAACCATTCCCTAGCCATGAGCTACTCCACATCCCCTGGGCCATTCTGTTTGTAGAAGGTCACTAGATAAACCTGTTGCTCCAGATCCTCCAAGTCATTTACCAGAAAACCCTTGCTATGCAGTTCTGTTGCCACAGCAACACTGATACCTGCATGTGTCCATCTATTAGCCCTGAACAGATACTGGAGATCTCTCCTTCATCTTCCTAGGAATTCTAGAAGCTTTATCCACAGAGGATTTGGGAGACTCTTCTGTCCCCAAACTCAACACTTTTAGAATGTTTGGGTGAAGTGTGTTCTTGAGGCTGCTCTAGAATCCTCTCTGCAATCTGAAGGTAGCATTTTCCTGGAGGCTGCAGCAGCATTCCCAGAGTCAGAGTTGAGAAAGTTAGCAAGTAGCTGAAGGTTTTGCTTTCTCAAGAACTCAGAGTtggggaaaactgtggttggtatgtaaaataaatgaaaaattttaataaaaagaaaacaataacaacaaaagaactcaGAGTGACCACAGACAGACAACCTGTGAAGAGATGACATTGTTACCACTAGCAGGTAGTGGATATAGATGGTGTGCTGGCTACtcttatgtcaacctgacatacaaaccagagtcatctgaaaggaaggaaccttaactgagaaaatgcctccataagatctggctgtagggcattttcttaattagtgattgatggggagggcccagcccatggtgggtggtgccattcctgggctggtgcttctgggttctataagaaagcaggttgagcaagccatgatgagcaagccagtaagcagtaccctctccatggcctctgaatcaatCAGCTTGTGCCTCTAGGATCCTgacctgtgtgagttcctgttctcatttcctttagtgatgaacaacaatgctgaagtgtaagccaaataaaccctttcttccctaacttgctttttggtcatggtgtttcatctcaccAATAGaaacctatggtgatattttaattgtgctgaaatgtgattttatttgtatgttaataaataaagtttgtctggagaccagaggtcatagccagccataaacagaagtcaggcagtggtagcacatgtccttaatctggtcacatggcaggcagagtctctgtgtggtcaaggacacagccaagcatggtgacccgaaccttcaatcccagtaccaaccatagagaccaggaggtctgtatagacaggcagtgatgaggaagtcatgcgGTTGGGttcagagccaatgagaaggcagaacagaaaggcaaaaaaaagacaagtcagacaggaagaaactctctctcaggggaagcaaCGGTAGTGACTGGAAAGGTAAAGGTAGTCTTGgctcttcgctagtgctctgatctcttgggcttttaactctgtatttggctctgtgtttcttatttaataagactgtttagaaattcatctacaataaccctaactaagatatatAGGGACACCCGCAGAGAGGTTGTGGCACTTCTCCAGTAGCTGCAGGAGCCTGAGTAGTGAGGGCTCTAGGCTGCACAAGGGCCTCTGGTGGCAAAACTGCAGGTGATGGTGGGAGGGAAATTGAGCAATTCCAGCTGGGATGGAATGGGAATCCTAGAGGTGGGGCTGTTGATTCTAATGTGTGTTGGAGTGGGGCAGCTGGAAGAGGGGGTCTCAAGGTTTTCTGGTTTCAGATCAGAGTAAGAAGCTGAAGCTCAGATCCTCTGCTGAGAAAGGATAAGGCTTCTAGTTACCCTGTAGCAGATGGTATTGGAAGGGGCTTCAGCTGGTATGGGTCAGATGCCTCACTTCCAAGAAGGCCACAgttcctaatctttctaatcctATCAATGAGTTCCACTTTCTGGTGTACATGGATTTTTCTTGGGGCtaccagctcacacacacacaaaacccaacaacacaGAGATTTGTtataaattatgaaagcttgccactagctcttataactcaaattaacccatttctatttatctacatgttgccacatgacATGGCGTTTActtctcctcctgcatgtcttgctctcCCTGTTTCCAGCTTgagactcctcctttcttcttcccagaagtctctgtccccagaagttccacctaaccacttcctgcctagctaatggtcattcagctctttattaaaccaaccacagtgacacatcttcatacagtgtaaaggaatattccacaacactctgactaagcattcaaatatatatgcctataggggccattcatATTCAAACAATCACAGGCTCCTGCTGTAGATGGTGGAGGCTGGGATTTCCGGCACCAGTTTTCTATTTTGCACTCACAGACTACTGCAGAGACTGACACTCAGCTCATACTCTTGTCCAATCATGCTCTGTCCACCCAGGTCCACTGCTATGGCACTGGCGATTCTTCAGGACTGGTGTGGGTGGATGGGTGTCAATGCCCAGCGTTCACTGCTTATCCTGGGCATCCCTGATGACTGTGAGGAAGACGAATTCCAGGAGGCTGTGCAGGCTGCCCTCAGGCCCCTGGGCAGATACCGAGTGCTTGGCAAGGTCTTCAGAAAGGAGATTGGGGCAAAGGTTGCTTTGGTTGAATTCGCTGACAATTTGAACCAAAGTTTGATCCCCCGACAAATACCAAGTGATAGGGGGCCCTGgtctgtgatcttcctgcctcaggtccCTGATATCGAGTTACAGGGTACATTCAATTTCCCTGCACAGGCTCATGGGCAAGCTTTGCAAGGGGCTTCAGGTGGGGCAGGGGCTTCAGGGACATCAGGGGCTGCAGTTGAGGAAGGAGATGTAGGTGAGACAGGGAAtgtgggtgaggcaggaggagcagctgGGGAAGGCGCTGAGGATGAGGCAAGAGTGTCGGATGAGGAAGGAacagagggtgaggaaggaggagcgGGTGcagcccctcctgcctccttcctacAGGAGGAAGGAGCTGCAGCTGAGGCAAGAGTGTCAGacaaggaagagacagagggtgaggaaggaggagcaggtgaggcaggaagaacaggcGAGGAAGAAGCTGCAGCTGAGGCAAGAGTGTCAgatgaggaaggagcagaggaggagggaggagttaTATATGAGGCAGGAGTAATAGATGAAGCAAGACTGTCAGACGAGGGGGCTATGGATGAGGAAGATGATGTAGTTGAGGCAGGGGCTGCAAGAATGTCTGatgaggaaggagctggaggggaCATGGGGGTTGCAGGTGTTATAGGAGCTATGGGTTGGGTAGGAGCTGCAGGTGAGGTAGGAGCTGCAGGAGAAGGAGGCGTTttagaggcaggagcaggtgatGATGGGTCTGCAGGTGAAGAGGGGTCTGTGGGTGATGAAGGGTCTGGGAGTGATGAGGGGTCTGCAGGGGATGAAGGATCTGTGGATGGTGGAGGGGCTGTGGGTGAAGCAGGAGCTGTAGGTGAGGCAAGAATGTCAGATGAGGAGGGAGCTGCAGGTGACATGGGAGTTGCAGGCATTATAGGAGCTGTGGGATTGGCAGGAGCCGcaggtgaggcaggaggttcaggtGAGGAAGGGGCCTTTGATGTGGCAGGAGGGCCACATGGGGCTGGAGCCTGGACCCAGCAGTGGAGCCAAGCCCTGCAGCCCATCCTGGAAAACATGGCCTACCAGGAACTGAGACACTTCTCTGGGATGGAAGAGCCCGGCTGTGGGGGTCAGTCTTTCGAGAGCTGGCTGGACCATGCCAATGACATGCTATACCTGTGGCGCCACATATCCGAGAGGGAGAGGCGGCGGCGGCTGGTGGAGAGCCTGGGGGGCCCTGCCCTGGATCTCCTGTGTGAgcttctggaagaacatccagatACCCCTGCACAGGACTGCCTGGCTGCACTGGTGCAGGTGTTTGGCAACAAGGATACCGTGATGACCGCCCGGCTGAAGTTCCTGACTTGCTCCCAGCGGCCTCAGGAGACCCTCTTTGCCTATGTGATGCGCCTGGAAGGTCTGCTGCAGATGGCCCTGGAGAAGGGGGCCATCCAGCCTGCAATGGTGGATCAGGCGAGGGTACGGCAGGTGCTGATGCGGGCCAGGCCCAACCAGATGCTGCAGAACACCCTGAGGAGGATGCGGCTGGAGAGGCGGCCACCTGGCTTTGTGGGGCTGCTCAGGCTTGTCCGGGAGACTGAGGCGTGGGAGGCAGCTCTGGCTGAAAATGCGGTGGTCCCAGTGGGGGAAGGGGTGGAAGTGCATGGTGGAGAGCTGgatgtggcccaggctgcccttgtcAGTGTTGGGGGTGCTGAGCCTGCCCCTGCTGTTAGAGAGGCTCTACCAGCTGGTGAAGATGctggccaggctgctgctgctgctgttcttgagCAAGCTGCTGGGGCTGCTCCTGATAGTGATGGTGCCGCCATAAAGGCAGGCCCTGACTCTGATGAGGCCAAGGTCTTCCCTGTCACCCAGAGAGATGAAAATGTGTTGGCCCCTGCTGGCTCAGGCCAGGCGAGGCCCACTGAGGCTCCTTAGGTCCTCACTCAAGCCAAGGCTCTGCTCAGTCTTCTCCTGCCCTGTATCATGATCTCCAGGTCTGCTTTCTTGATATAAACCCAGGCCAGCTGCTTGTTATCCAAAAGACATGCATGTTCCTACCTGAGTAAGTCCTC
Encoded here:
- the LOC114687200 gene encoding paraneoplastic antigen Ma6F-like, translated to MALAILQDWCGWMGVNAQRSLLILGIPDDCEEDEFQEAVQAALRPLGRYRVLGKVFRKEIGAKVALVEFADNLNQSLIPRQIPSDRGPWSVIFLPQVPDIELQGTFNFPAQAHGQALQGASGGAGASGTSGAAVEEGDVGETGNVGEAGGAAGEGAEDEARVSDEEGTEGEEGGAGAAPPASFLQEEGAAAEARVSDKEETEGEEGGAGEAGRTGEEEAAAEARVSDEEGAEEEGGVIYEAGVIDEARLSDEGAMDEEDDVVEAGAARMSDEEGAGGDMGVAGVIGAMGWVGAAGEVGAAGEGGVLEAGAGDDGSAGEEGSVGDEGSGSDEGSAGDEGSVDGGGAVGEAGAVGEARMSDEEGAAGDMGVAGIIGAVGLAGAAGEAGGSGEEGAFDVAGGPHGAGAWTQQWSQALQPILENMAYQELRHFSGMEEPGCGGQSFESWLDHANDMLYLWRHISERERRRRLVESLGGPALDLLCELLEEHPDTPAQDCLAALVQVFGNKDTVMTARLKFLTCSQRPQETLFAYVMRLEGLLQMALEKGAIQPAMVDQARVRQVLMRARPNQMLQNTLRRMRLERRPPGFVGLLRLVRETEAWEAALAENAVVPVGEGVEVHGGELDVAQAALVSVGGAEPAPAVREALPAGEDAGQAAAAAVLEQAAGAAPDSDGAAIKAGPDSDEAKVFPVTQRDENVLAPAGSGQARPTEAP